A window from Vanessa cardui chromosome 21, ilVanCard2.1, whole genome shotgun sequence encodes these proteins:
- the LOC124538850 gene encoding adenosine 3'-phospho 5'-phosphosulfate transporter 1, with amino-acid sequence MMRSKLIIGIVLVLCVLATWLFGRLYRELLYAYEQTGTLTDSEYSWVFRLLLNLVGYSTILLPCYVLYKYLEKTKYFDKIPNNSWISRILYACFSDHDHIPETLKPVKVEENPKHEGLELAFCFTGLMGAYLVWGLLQEKIMTQNYVMPDGSHQKFNDSQFLVFINRLLGFLIALGRLLSTGQQVIAAPLYKFSYCSLTNIISAWCQYEALKYVSFPTQVLSKSCKVIPVMLMGKLISRNKYEGYEYGTAVLISAGMALFVAGGAGAGAGAGAGAGAAGAAGAALLALYMACDSFTSSWQGALFRRHALRPLQMLCAVNLCSCALTAAALLQRPPPAAALLTHPMFVSDCLLLSASSAMGQLLIYRTIARFGPVLFTIIMTLRQAVSILISCAVYGHSISAQGCVGVVLVFAAVFLRIYCRKRKPAAIK; translated from the exons atGATGCGCTCCAAGCTCATTATTGG GATAGTTCTAGTGTTATGTGTGCTAGCAACATGGCTTTTTGGCCGTCTATACCGAGAACTACTGTACGCTTATGAGCAAACAGGCACACTTACAGACTCAGAATACTCATG GGTTTTCAGGCTATTGCTAAATCTGGTGGGCTATTCCACCATCCTGTTGCCGTgttatgttttatacaaatatctCGAGAAGACAAAATACTTTGACAAAATTC CTAATAACTCATGGATCTCTCGAATCCTGTATGCTTGCTTCTCTGATCATGACCATATCCCTGAGACGCTAAAACCTGTGAAAGTGGAGGAAAACCCTAAACATGAAGGATTGGAACTGGCCTTTTGCTTCACTGGCCTCATGGGTGCATATCTTGTGTGGGGACTGCTACAGGAGAAGATCATGACACAG AACTACGTAATGCCGGATGGATCACATCAAAAATTCAATGACTCCCAGTTTTTAGTATTCATCAATCGACTTCTAGGCTTTCTAATAGCACTAGGGAGGCTTCTGAGTACAGGCCAGCAGGTGATAGCGGCCCCGCTCTACAAGTTCTCTTACTGCTCACTCACCAACATCATCAGTGCCTGGTGTCAGTACGAGGCACTTAAATATGTCAGCTTTCCGACGCAG GTGCTGTCGAAGTCGTGCAAGGTGATCCCGGTGATGCTGATGGGCAAGCTGATCTCGCGCAACAAGTACGAGGGCTACGAGTACGGCACGGCGGTGCTGATCTCGGCGGGCATGGCGCTGTTcgtggcgggcggcgcgggggcgggggcgggcgcgggcgcgggcgcgggcgcggcgggcgcggcgggcgcggcgctgcTGGCGCTGTACATGGCGTGCGACAGCTTCACGTCGTCGTGGCAGGGCGCGCTGTTCCGGCGCCACGCGCTGCGCCCGCTGCAGATGCTGTGCGCCGTCAACCTGTGCTCGTGCGCGCTCACCGCCGCCGCGCTGCTGCAgcgcccgccgcccgccgccgcgctgctCACG CATCCGATGTTCGTGTCGGACTGCCTGCTGCTGTCGGCGAGCTCGGCGATGGGGCAGCTGCTCATCTACCGCACCATCGCGCGCTTCGGCCCGGTGCTCTTCACCATCATCATGACGCTCAGACAG GCGGTGTCGATCCTGATCTCGTGCGCGGTGTACGGGCACTCCATCTCGGCGCAGGGCTGCGTGGGCGTGGTACTGGTGTTCGCGGCCGTGTTCCTGCGGATCTACTGCCGGAAGCGG